The following coding sequences are from one Augochlora pura isolate Apur16 chromosome 6, APUR_v2.2.1, whole genome shotgun sequence window:
- the LOC144471679 gene encoding uncharacterized protein LOC144471679, with protein MSSDLLPEWLNLILDDVESTLCLPILIVMLLCTVQFIVNHTMDIGCTFYQSIKPSSDEEGEEKGEDLITKFKGILAGWGIGQPPADVNFEETSASQPNRQNSQDEDWDYCEEDDE; from the exons atgagtTCCGATCTGCTGCCGGAATGGTTGAACCTCATCCTGGACGACGTGGAATCTACCCTGTGTCTGCCGATTCTGATCGTGATGCTCCTCTGCACCGTTCAGTTCATAGTTAACCATACGATGGACATAGGGTGCACGTTCTATCAGTCTATAAAGCCGAGTTCGGACGAGGAGGGAGAGGAGAAGGGCGAGGATTTGATCACGAAATTCAAAG GGATCCTAGCTGGTTGGGGTATCGGTCAACCCCCAGCCGACGTCAACTTCGAAGAAACCTCAGCGTCCCAGCCGAACAGACAGAATTCGCAAGACGAGGACTGGGACTACTGCGAAGAGGATGACGAATAA